One genomic region from Stackebrandtia nassauensis DSM 44728 encodes:
- a CDS encoding carboxymuconolactone decarboxylase family protein, giving the protein MTTTATTETGEITSRLPDLTKEFPELAALSGALHKAIRDSPVPQTTIRLALLRAAQIVGSTYHTIRMTAEMRKADETEERITAVATWQGAPYFTDAERVALELAEAVLTPNPFGERVSDELFARASVHYDDRAMWALTIALGQLCLFIPVAVIAKPIPGRPFGKNYSR; this is encoded by the coding sequence ATGACCACCACCGCGACAACCGAGACCGGCGAGATCACCTCGCGCCTGCCCGACCTCACGAAAGAGTTCCCCGAACTGGCGGCGCTGTCGGGCGCGCTGCACAAGGCCATCCGCGACAGCCCGGTTCCGCAGACCACCATCAGGCTGGCGCTGCTGCGGGCCGCGCAGATCGTCGGCAGCACTTACCACACCATTCGCATGACCGCCGAGATGCGCAAGGCCGACGAGACCGAGGAGCGGATCACCGCCGTGGCGACCTGGCAGGGAGCCCCCTACTTCACCGACGCCGAACGCGTCGCGCTGGAGCTGGCCGAGGCCGTCCTCACCCCGAACCCGTTCGGCGAGCGCGTTTCCGACGAGCTGTTCGCCAGGGCCTCGGTCCACTACGACGACAGGGCGATGTGGGCGCTGACGATCGCGCTGGGTCAGCTGTGCCTGTTCATCCCGGTGGCCGTCATCGCCAAACCGATCCCGGGCCGCCCCTTCGGCAAGAACTACAGTCGCTAG
- a CDS encoding CGNR zinc finger domain-containing protein, with protein sequence MEIAHNVIRLAPLITELVNLVTPRWRGGSELPRLPEGRLADAFTALLDSRSAADIRAVSDVETRLTALAWALRDAITAPSPSVMAARVNDMIERYRARPYLVDDMDQPFHIHFDGDGETPVESMGGEFASAVALIVDGYGVERFGSCEAHQCEAVYIDLTRNGSRRYCSSGCTARAKTAAYRKRRAGETGR encoded by the coding sequence ATGGAGATAGCCCATAACGTCATTCGGCTGGCGCCACTCATCACCGAACTGGTCAATCTGGTGACGCCACGTTGGCGGGGCGGCAGCGAACTGCCGAGGCTGCCCGAAGGCCGACTGGCGGACGCATTCACCGCGCTGCTGGATTCGCGGTCAGCCGCCGACATCCGGGCCGTGTCCGACGTGGAGACGCGGCTGACCGCACTGGCCTGGGCGCTGCGCGACGCCATCACGGCCCCGTCGCCGTCGGTCATGGCGGCACGCGTCAACGACATGATCGAGCGCTATCGGGCGCGCCCATACCTGGTCGACGACATGGACCAGCCGTTCCACATCCACTTCGACGGGGACGGCGAGACACCCGTCGAATCCATGGGCGGCGAATTCGCCAGTGCGGTGGCCCTGATCGTGGACGGGTACGGAGTAGAGCGTTTCGGCAGCTGTGAGGCACACCAGTGCGAGGCCGTCTACATAGATCTCACGCGCAACGGCTCCCGTCGGTACTGCAGTTCCGGTTGTACCGCTCGCGCCAAGACCGCGGCCTACCGTAAACGTCGCGCCGGCGAGACAGGTCGCTAG
- a CDS encoding MFS transporter — translation MFGSYRRLFARPGVMGMTGLSLSVKLGPPTLSLALLLVVFDDTGSYAVAGLTLTGHALALALCAPLGGRLVDRFSPRKVLPPYLLVHAAAYTLVLLSIHLPVPAPLVVAAAAVLGATSPPAGAVIRGAWPRLVAPGSLNTAYALDNAINELMFIAGPVLVAGLLLVMPASAIIIVTGTVFLAAVAAVTMSRVVRTAAPGAPTGDGPSRGRLTRLVGPLAHRPTLILLFIAALGTFTFGSLRVAMVASATVLGSAGAAGIFAGLLSAGTLAAGLGYGGRHWSITGRRLLGILFAADCVLLFAGVFDVGYLWLAVVITAIGAVSGPRDTLIPVILTEHAPATARTEVFAWLNTFMWIGYGLGTAVAGQLTGPKDSGAAAFVTAGIVAAGGILVSALLPRATTAPDPAERSGESGEVLVEHAESRGRR, via the coding sequence GTGTTCGGTTCATATCGTCGCTTGTTCGCCCGGCCCGGTGTCATGGGCATGACCGGATTGAGTCTCTCCGTCAAGCTCGGGCCGCCGACGCTCAGCCTGGCCCTGTTGCTGGTGGTCTTCGACGACACCGGCTCCTACGCGGTGGCCGGACTGACGCTCACCGGTCACGCTCTCGCACTGGCCCTGTGCGCGCCACTGGGAGGGCGGCTGGTCGACCGGTTCAGTCCTCGCAAGGTGCTGCCGCCGTATCTGCTCGTCCACGCCGCCGCGTACACCCTGGTGCTGCTGAGCATCCACCTCCCGGTGCCCGCGCCGCTGGTCGTGGCCGCCGCCGCCGTGCTCGGCGCCACCAGCCCTCCGGCGGGCGCCGTCATCCGGGGAGCCTGGCCCCGACTGGTGGCCCCCGGGTCGTTGAACACCGCCTACGCGTTGGACAACGCGATCAACGAACTCATGTTCATCGCCGGGCCGGTGCTGGTGGCCGGGTTGCTGCTGGTCATGCCCGCCAGCGCGATCATCATCGTGACCGGGACGGTGTTCCTGGCGGCCGTGGCCGCCGTGACGATGTCCCGCGTGGTGCGCACCGCGGCTCCGGGGGCGCCGACGGGCGACGGCCCGTCCCGCGGCAGACTGACGCGCCTGGTCGGGCCGCTGGCGCACCGGCCCACGCTGATCCTGCTGTTCATCGCCGCCCTGGGCACCTTCACCTTCGGCAGTCTGCGGGTCGCGATGGTGGCCTCGGCCACCGTGCTCGGTTCGGCGGGGGCGGCCGGGATCTTCGCCGGACTCCTGTCGGCCGGCACCCTCGCCGCCGGACTCGGGTACGGCGGCCGGCACTGGTCCATCACCGGTCGCCGACTGCTGGGAATACTGTTCGCCGCCGATTGCGTGCTGCTGTTCGCCGGGGTGTTCGACGTCGGCTACCTGTGGCTGGCGGTCGTCATCACGGCGATCGGTGCGGTGTCCGGTCCGCGCGACACCCTGATACCCGTCATTCTCACCGAACACGCGCCGGCCACCGCCCGCACCGAGGTCTTCGCCTGGCTCAACACCTTCATGTGGATCGGCTACGGCCTGGGCACCGCCGTCGCGGGTCAGCTGACCGGCCCGAAGGATTCCGGAGCTGCGGCATTCGTCACCGCCGGGATCGTCGCGGCCGGTGGCATACTCGTGTCGGCCCTGCTGCCCCGCGCGACAACCGCGCCCGATCCGGCTGAACGCTCCGGCGAGAGTGGCGAAGTACTCGTCGAGCACGCGGAATCCCGCGGTCGCCGTTGA
- a CDS encoding sensor histidine kinase, translating to MTFSNVPRAGRAAATFAVGLAAGAAAGYALNGRRRTLEPASDEEFSRTQVGAWHKVFEALRTGVCVVDADNQVTYANTGARALGVDAETELEPASLRSLAEHVRATGAPRQVELELNQGGDPTAVRVDVAPLPDGHVAVELTDISELHRVERVRRDFVANVGHELKTPVGALQLLAEALADAVDDPAAAARFTTRIQHESARMSRLVSELLELSRLQGAEPMPAPVTVWIDRVVNEAVDRGRTAASAKDITINRTGRRRLAVSGSENQLATALGNLVGNAIAYSPEGTSVTVDTTVKDDSVLIAVTDEGIGIDPSEQHRIFERFYRSDPARSRATGGTGLGLAIVKHIAGNHGGRVDVSSMPGNGATFTLTLPSVTADADEAELSPGEIDTLTTHIEEGRQ from the coding sequence GTGACCTTCAGTAATGTCCCGCGCGCGGGACGGGCGGCGGCCACCTTCGCCGTCGGACTCGCGGCCGGAGCGGCAGCCGGCTACGCCCTCAACGGGCGTCGTCGCACCCTGGAACCCGCCTCCGACGAGGAGTTCTCGCGCACCCAGGTCGGCGCCTGGCACAAGGTCTTCGAGGCGCTGCGCACCGGCGTGTGCGTCGTCGACGCCGACAACCAGGTCACCTACGCCAACACCGGCGCCCGGGCCCTCGGTGTCGACGCCGAGACCGAACTCGAACCCGCCTCGCTGCGCAGCCTCGCCGAACACGTCCGCGCCACCGGCGCCCCGCGCCAGGTCGAACTGGAACTCAACCAGGGCGGCGACCCCACCGCCGTGCGCGTCGACGTCGCCCCGCTGCCCGACGGCCACGTCGCCGTCGAACTGACCGACATCTCCGAACTGCACCGGGTGGAACGGGTGCGGCGCGACTTCGTCGCCAACGTCGGCCACGAACTCAAGACCCCGGTCGGGGCGCTGCAACTGCTCGCCGAGGCCCTGGCCGACGCCGTGGACGACCCGGCCGCCGCCGCCCGCTTCACCACCCGGATCCAGCACGAGTCGGCCCGCATGTCGCGGCTGGTGTCCGAACTGCTGGAACTGTCGCGGCTACAGGGCGCCGAACCCATGCCCGCCCCCGTCACCGTGTGGATCGACCGGGTCGTCAACGAGGCCGTCGACAGGGGACGCACCGCCGCCTCGGCCAAGGACATCACCATCAACCGCACCGGCCGCCGTCGGCTCGCGGTGTCCGGCAGCGAGAACCAGCTGGCCACCGCGCTGGGAAACCTGGTCGGCAACGCCATCGCGTACTCGCCGGAAGGCACCTCCGTGACCGTGGACACCACGGTCAAAGACGACTCGGTGCTCATCGCCGTCACCGACGAGGGCATCGGTATCGACCCGTCCGAACAACACCGCATCTTCGAACGTTTCTACCGCTCCGACCCGGCCCGGTCCCGCGCCACCGGCGGTACCGGCCTTGGCCTGGCCATTGTCAAACACATCGCCGGAAACCACGGCGGCAGGGTTGACGTGTCCAGTATGCCGGGAAATGGGGCAACGTTCACCCTGACGTTGCCTTCGGTAACGGCTGACGCCGACGAAGCGGAACTGAGCCCGGGTGAAATCGACACACTTACTACGCACATCGAGGAAGGTCGACAGTGA
- a CDS encoding response regulator transcription factor — protein sequence MTRVLVVEDEESFSDALSYMLRKEGFEVAVAATGNEALKEYEKAGADIVLLDLMLPEKSGTEVCRELRTTSNVPIIMVTARDSEVDKVVGLEIGADDYITKPYSPRELVARIRAVLRRNAEPTDPMVTVLESGPVRMDVDRHVVSVGGAEIPLPLKEFELLEMFLRNSGRVLTRGQLIDRVWGADYVGDTKTLDVHVKRLRSKIETEPGRPRHLVTVRGLGYKFES from the coding sequence GTGACTCGCGTACTCGTAGTCGAAGACGAGGAATCGTTCTCCGACGCGCTTTCGTACATGCTGCGCAAGGAGGGCTTCGAAGTGGCGGTCGCCGCCACCGGAAACGAGGCTCTCAAGGAATATGAGAAGGCCGGAGCCGACATCGTCCTGCTGGACCTGATGCTGCCGGAGAAGTCGGGAACCGAGGTGTGCCGCGAACTACGCACCACGTCCAATGTGCCCATCATCATGGTGACCGCGCGCGACAGCGAGGTCGACAAGGTCGTGGGGCTGGAGATCGGCGCCGACGACTACATCACCAAGCCCTACTCGCCCCGCGAGCTCGTCGCCCGGATCCGCGCGGTGCTGCGCCGCAACGCCGAACCCACCGACCCGATGGTGACGGTGCTGGAATCCGGCCCGGTGCGCATGGACGTCGACCGGCACGTGGTGTCGGTGGGCGGCGCCGAGATCCCGTTGCCGCTCAAGGAGTTCGAGCTGCTCGAGATGTTCCTGCGCAACTCCGGCCGAGTGCTGACCCGCGGCCAGCTCATCGACCGCGTCTGGGGCGCCGACTACGTCGGCGACACCAAGACCCTCGACGTGCACGTGAAACGGCTGCGCTCCAAGATCGAGACCGAGCCCGGTCGTCCCCGCCACCTCGTGACCGTTCGGGGCCTGGGCTACAAGTTCGAGTCCTAG
- a CDS encoding ABC transporter ATP-binding protein yields the protein MLEIRNLRKRFGEKTALDDVSLTVEPGQVFGFVGANGAGKTTTMRIAMGVLIADSGDVLWDGEPMGHAQRLRTGYMPEERGLYPKMKIGEQLAYFAELHGETPGGSKKAAATWLERLGLSDRSGDFVQDLSLGNQQRVQLAVSLVHDPKLLILDEPFSGLDPIAVDTMATVLSERSAAGVPVIFSSHQLDLVERLSDSVGIIAAGNIVASGSVDDLRRRGNRKLRVSIDGAAPTWADALPGEVANVDEGEWVIDSGDDQKVLAAAMAAGRVTRFGFDEPSLVDIFRETVS from the coding sequence ATGCTTGAGATAAGGAACCTGCGCAAGCGGTTCGGCGAGAAGACCGCCCTCGATGACGTCTCGCTGACCGTCGAACCGGGGCAGGTGTTCGGCTTCGTCGGCGCCAACGGAGCCGGGAAGACCACGACCATGCGCATCGCCATGGGCGTGCTCATCGCCGACTCCGGGGACGTGCTGTGGGACGGCGAGCCGATGGGTCACGCGCAGCGGCTGCGCACCGGATACATGCCCGAGGAACGCGGGCTCTACCCCAAGATGAAGATCGGCGAACAGCTGGCCTACTTCGCCGAACTGCATGGTGAGACCCCCGGCGGCTCGAAGAAGGCCGCCGCGACCTGGCTGGAACGACTGGGACTGTCCGACCGCTCCGGCGACTTCGTCCAGGACCTGTCGCTGGGCAACCAGCAGCGGGTGCAGCTGGCGGTGTCGCTCGTGCACGACCCGAAACTGCTGATTCTGGACGAACCGTTCTCCGGCCTCGACCCGATCGCCGTCGACACGATGGCCACCGTCCTGTCCGAACGCAGCGCCGCCGGGGTCCCGGTCATCTTCTCCAGCCACCAGCTGGACCTCGTGGAACGCCTCAGCGACTCGGTGGGCATCATCGCCGCCGGGAACATCGTCGCGTCCGGCTCGGTCGACGACCTGCGCCGCCGCGGCAACCGCAAACTGCGCGTCTCCATCGACGGGGCCGCCCCCACCTGGGCCGACGCCCTGCCCGGCGAAGTGGCCAACGTGGACGAGGGCGAGTGGGTCATCGACTCCGGCGACGACCAGAAAGTACTCGCCGCGGCCATGGCCGCCGGACGGGTCACACGATTCGGCTTCGACGAGCCCAGCCTCGTCGACATCTTCCGGGAGACGGTGTCATGA
- a CDS encoding ABC transporter permease — MKGLWLVARREILVRGKSKSYLIGLLASAVLVVVVSLLPTFLGGDDTYKIAVTGTDAPVLAESVPEVGEAHGMKIEADEVDDAAAAKAAISDDKADIAIVDNKTVIADGEPDQGLLTVVEAVHQRVIAERQLVDAGADPDKVSDAMKVDTLKTEQVNGEDNTARQVIGYFLTIILFFMVMMPTMYVAMGVVEEKSSRIVEILLSSLRTWQLLGGKILGLGVLGFLNLAVPAGVGLIAATATGAIDYLPSGMGVTIVTALGWWVLGFAFYAAMAGSLGSLVSRQEDINSAIGPMTMLMVASYVVTSIYVWDPTATVSKVLSFIPPFSMLMMPVRAAVNDAAPWEQLLSAAVLAAAAVGMLSIGATIYKRSVMRIGSKVKLTEIFTKSA; from the coding sequence ATGAAGGGACTGTGGCTGGTAGCCAGGCGCGAGATCCTGGTGCGCGGAAAGTCCAAGAGCTACCTCATCGGCCTGCTGGCCAGCGCCGTCCTGGTCGTCGTGGTGTCGCTGCTGCCGACCTTCCTCGGCGGCGACGACACCTACAAGATCGCGGTGACCGGCACCGACGCCCCGGTGCTGGCCGAGTCGGTGCCCGAGGTCGGCGAGGCCCACGGCATGAAGATCGAAGCCGACGAGGTCGACGACGCCGCCGCGGCCAAGGCCGCCATCAGCGACGACAAGGCCGACATCGCGATCGTGGACAACAAGACCGTCATCGCCGACGGCGAACCCGACCAGGGCCTGCTGACCGTCGTGGAAGCCGTCCACCAGCGGGTGATCGCCGAACGCCAGCTCGTCGACGCGGGGGCCGACCCCGACAAGGTCAGCGACGCGATGAAGGTCGACACGCTCAAGACCGAGCAGGTCAACGGCGAGGACAACACCGCCCGCCAGGTCATCGGGTACTTCCTGACGATCATCCTGTTCTTCATGGTCATGATGCCGACCATGTACGTGGCCATGGGCGTGGTGGAGGAGAAGAGCAGCCGCATCGTGGAGATCCTGCTGTCCTCGCTGCGAACCTGGCAACTGCTGGGCGGCAAGATCCTGGGCCTGGGCGTCCTGGGCTTCCTCAACCTCGCGGTACCGGCGGGGGTCGGGCTCATCGCGGCCACCGCGACCGGCGCCATCGACTACCTGCCCAGCGGCATGGGCGTCACCATCGTCACCGCGTTGGGCTGGTGGGTGCTGGGCTTCGCCTTCTACGCGGCGATGGCCGGATCCCTGGGCTCCCTGGTCTCGCGGCAGGAGGACATCAACTCCGCCATCGGCCCGATGACGATGCTCATGGTGGCCAGCTACGTCGTCACCTCCATCTACGTCTGGGACCCGACGGCGACGGTGTCGAAGGTGCTGTCGTTCATCCCACCCTTCTCGATGCTGATGATGCCGGTACGAGCGGCGGTCAACGACGCGGCACCGTGGGAGCAACTGCTGTCGGCGGCGGTGCTGGCGGCAGCGGCGGTGGGCATGCTCAGCATCGGCGCCACCATCTACAAGCGCAGCGTGATGCGCATAGGCAGCAAGGTGAAGCTGACCGAGATCTTTACCAAGAGCGCCTGA
- a CDS encoding C40 family peptidase codes for MCLGTAVLLGISTPVPALADPVTVVPDDGSRPEGGAPAGDQEPGEVPISGPGISRGPYADKIAEQTRSLADLGERTTDAEEQLKLRKDETSLSRLNWRDLDGEAKATEELAADMAAAAYQEKAAEIPGLTDKFEDLFEVNPELLNLNQNAIMEEAEDARSDAGVAKATLDAAEATEAIAEGEHKDLSKKLDKKTKSLEKLIERNREAITLEEQQAEANNERETGQISIDIDGAEAAEEAKQAVKFALKQTGKSYVWGDEGPNTYDCSGLTQTSYGQPGVRLPRIAKQQFRDTSQARVPMEKLLPGDLIFYGDVPEDWTSVYHVGMYIGDGQMVHAPRPGDVVRVAPVWFDEFVGAHRVVQAVDTKPAESKEKKDKKEKKRADSPSETPATKPESPPVPGSDEETTSGPGGGDAPTPTPTPWRG; via the coding sequence ATGTGTCTCGGAACCGCGGTACTGCTTGGTATCTCCACGCCCGTCCCCGCGCTGGCGGATCCGGTCACCGTGGTGCCCGACGATGGTTCGCGTCCCGAGGGTGGTGCGCCCGCGGGCGACCAGGAGCCCGGCGAGGTGCCGATTTCGGGGCCGGGCATCAGCCGCGGACCCTACGCCGACAAGATCGCCGAGCAGACCCGCAGCCTCGCCGACCTGGGGGAACGCACCACCGACGCCGAGGAGCAGCTGAAGCTGCGCAAGGACGAGACCTCGCTGAGTCGGCTGAACTGGCGGGACCTGGACGGCGAGGCCAAAGCGACCGAGGAGTTGGCCGCCGACATGGCCGCGGCCGCGTACCAGGAGAAGGCCGCCGAGATTCCCGGCCTGACCGACAAGTTCGAGGACCTGTTCGAGGTCAATCCGGAACTGCTCAACCTCAACCAGAACGCGATCATGGAAGAGGCCGAGGACGCCCGGTCGGACGCGGGCGTCGCCAAGGCGACCCTGGACGCCGCCGAGGCGACCGAGGCGATCGCCGAGGGCGAGCACAAGGACCTGTCGAAGAAGCTGGACAAGAAGACCAAGTCGCTCGAGAAGCTCATCGAGCGCAACCGCGAGGCCATCACGCTGGAGGAACAGCAGGCCGAGGCGAACAACGAGCGCGAGACCGGCCAGATCAGCATCGACATCGACGGCGCCGAGGCCGCCGAGGAGGCCAAGCAGGCCGTGAAGTTCGCGCTCAAGCAGACCGGTAAGTCCTATGTGTGGGGTGACGAGGGGCCCAACACCTACGACTGTTCCGGCCTGACCCAGACGTCCTACGGCCAGCCGGGGGTCCGGCTGCCGCGGATCGCGAAGCAGCAGTTCCGCGACACCTCGCAGGCGCGGGTGCCGATGGAGAAGCTGCTGCCCGGCGACCTCATCTTCTACGGTGACGTACCCGAGGACTGGACCTCGGTCTACCACGTCGGCATGTACATCGGGGACGGCCAGATGGTGCACGCCCCGCGTCCCGGGGATGTGGTCAGGGTCGCGCCGGTGTGGTTCGACGAGTTCGTCGGCGCCCACCGGGTGGTGCAGGCCGTCGACACCAAGCCCGCCGAGTCCAAGGAGAAGAAGGACAAGAAGGAGAAGAAGCGGGCCGATTCGCCGAGCGAGACCCCGGCGACGAAGCCGGAGTCCCCGCCGGTTCCCGGCTCCGACGAGGAGACGACTTCGGGTCCCGGTGGCGGGGACGCGCCTACGCCGACGCCCACGCCGTGGCGCGGTTAG
- the mqnE gene encoding aminofutalosine synthase MqnE — MTAEAFKADIEEKVANGQRLSYEDGVALYECDDLNWLGRMAHQVRTDKNGERVMFNINRHLNLTNVCSASCAYCSFQRKPGEKDAYTMRVEEAVQLAKQMEGEKLTELHIVNGLHPTLPWRYYPRVLKELKAALPGVSLKAFTATEVQWFEKISGLSASDILDELIEAGLASLTGGGAEIFDWEVRQHIVDHDCHWEDWSRIHKLAHEKGLRTPATMLYGHIEERRHRVDHVMRLREMQDETGGFVVFIPLRYQHDFVDAKDGKIRNRIQAQTTMASAAESLRTFAVSRLMLDNFDHVKCFWVMHGLDVAQLSLNYGADDLDGSVVEYKITHDADSYGTPNTMHREDLLDLIRDAGFTPVERNTRYEVVHTYDPPQSLAERRAEPQDVWA; from the coding sequence ATGACGGCCGAGGCATTCAAGGCAGACATCGAAGAGAAGGTGGCCAACGGCCAGCGCTTGAGCTATGAGGACGGAGTCGCGCTGTACGAGTGCGACGACCTCAACTGGCTCGGCCGCATGGCCCACCAGGTGCGCACCGACAAGAACGGTGAGCGCGTCATGTTCAACATCAACCGGCACCTCAACCTCACCAACGTCTGCTCGGCCTCGTGCGCGTACTGCTCGTTCCAGCGCAAGCCCGGCGAGAAGGACGCCTACACGATGCGGGTGGAGGAGGCCGTCCAACTCGCCAAGCAGATGGAGGGCGAGAAGCTCACCGAGCTCCACATCGTCAACGGCCTGCACCCGACGCTGCCGTGGCGCTACTACCCGCGCGTCCTGAAGGAACTGAAGGCGGCGCTGCCGGGCGTCAGCCTCAAGGCGTTCACCGCCACCGAGGTGCAGTGGTTCGAGAAGATCTCGGGTCTGTCGGCCTCCGACATCCTGGACGAACTCATCGAGGCGGGCCTGGCGTCGCTGACCGGCGGCGGCGCCGAGATCTTCGACTGGGAGGTCCGCCAGCACATCGTCGACCACGACTGCCACTGGGAGGACTGGTCCCGGATCCACAAGCTGGCCCACGAGAAGGGCCTGCGCACCCCGGCGACCATGCTGTACGGCCACATCGAGGAGCGCCGCCACCGCGTCGACCACGTGATGCGGCTGCGCGAGATGCAGGACGAGACCGGCGGTTTCGTCGTGTTCATCCCGCTGCGGTACCAGCACGACTTCGTCGACGCCAAGGACGGCAAGATCCGCAACCGGATCCAGGCCCAGACCACGATGGCCTCGGCCGCCGAGAGCCTGCGCACCTTCGCGGTGTCGCGGCTGATGCTGGACAACTTCGACCACGTCAAGTGCTTCTGGGTCATGCACGGCCTGGACGTCGCGCAGCTGTCCCTCAACTACGGCGCCGACGACCTGGACGGCTCGGTGGTGGAGTACAAGATCACCCACGACGCCGACTCCTACGGCACCCCCAACACGATGCACCGCGAGGACCTGCTGGACCTGATCCGCGACGCCGGATTCACCCCCGTGGAGCGCAACACCCGCTACGAGGTCGTGCACACCTACGACCCGCCGCAGTCGCTGGCGGAGCGGCGCGCCGAACCGCAGGACGTCTGGGCGTAG
- a CDS encoding DUF4229 domain-containing protein yields the protein MSPLWKFTLGRVGLCVLIGALLWPTGLHILVIAMAALLGSFLLSFVVLKKWRTEMLADVDEAVKRRRAQKEELRSALAGEDE from the coding sequence ATGAGCCCACTGTGGAAGTTCACCCTCGGCCGGGTCGGGCTGTGCGTCCTCATCGGAGCGCTGCTGTGGCCGACCGGCCTGCACATCCTGGTCATCGCCATGGCGGCGCTGCTGGGTTCGTTCCTGCTGTCGTTCGTGGTGCTCAAGAAGTGGCGCACCGAGATGCTGGCCGACGTCGACGAGGCCGTCAAACGGCGCCGGGCCCAGAAAGAGGAACTGCGCTCCGCGCTGGCGGGCGAGGACGAATGA
- a CDS encoding amino acid ABC transporter ATP-binding protein has translation MSEQSTVDPQVQIRGLHKSFGKLKVLKGIDISIRSGEVVCVIGPSGSGKSTLLRCVNLLEQPTAGEIVVDGYLLTDRDADLNLARRHIGMVFQQFNLFPHLNVLDNVAVAQRKVLKTPKATARKVAMEQLEKVGVAEKAKEFPARLSGGQQQRVAIARALSMEPDLMLFDEPTSALDPELVGDVLTVMRELAADGMTMMVVTHEMGFARDVADRVVFMDGGVIVEEGQPADVLENPSAERTREFLKRVLDPTHADEA, from the coding sequence ATGAGCGAACAATCCACTGTGGATCCACAGGTGCAGATCCGAGGGCTGCACAAGAGCTTCGGCAAGCTCAAGGTCCTGAAGGGCATCGACATCTCGATCCGGAGCGGGGAGGTCGTGTGTGTCATCGGCCCCTCGGGTTCCGGCAAGTCGACGCTGCTGCGGTGCGTGAACCTGCTGGAGCAGCCCACCGCCGGTGAGATCGTCGTCGACGGTTACCTGCTGACCGACCGCGACGCCGACCTGAACCTGGCGCGGCGCCACATCGGCATGGTCTTCCAGCAGTTCAACCTGTTCCCGCACCTGAACGTCCTCGACAACGTGGCGGTGGCCCAGCGCAAGGTCCTCAAGACCCCGAAGGCCACCGCGCGCAAGGTCGCGATGGAGCAGCTGGAGAAGGTCGGCGTCGCCGAGAAGGCCAAGGAGTTCCCGGCCCGGCTGTCGGGTGGTCAGCAGCAGCGGGTCGCCATCGCGCGGGCGCTGTCGATGGAACCGGACCTGATGCTGTTCGACGAGCCGACCTCGGCGCTGGACCCGGAGCTGGTCGGTGACGTGCTGACCGTCATGCGGGAGCTGGCCGCCGACGGCATGACCATGATGGTCGTGACCCACGAGATGGGTTTCGCGCGCGACGTCGCCGACCGGGTGGTGTTCATGGACGGTGGCGTGATCGTCGAGGAGGGTCAGCCCGCCGACGTGCTGGAGAACCCCAGTGCCGAACGCACCCGGGAGTTCCTGAAGCGGGTGCTGGACCCCACGCACGCCGACGAAGCCTGA
- a CDS encoding amino acid ABC transporter permease: MNPKSEPKSVAVEAATDFRKHPGLSPRKKYQISMTVQYVVIAAVILFVIFGADWADLSEKFFNAELIERSFPELFTVALANTVIYTASGYVVGFALGILIAVMRLSSAAVNRWIATGFIEIFRGLPALLILTFLAFFWPVAFPNLIIPGGNYGTVALGLGLCSAAYMAETFRAGIQAVPKGQMEAARSLGMSHTRAMVTIILPQAVRIVIPPLTNELILLTKDSSLVLTVGIAAKESDLVKFGNDLANETGNSTPLVVAGLAFLVITIPLSILVRRLEARQAKAR; encoded by the coding sequence ATGAACCCAAAATCTGAACCCAAATCGGTGGCCGTGGAAGCGGCCACCGATTTCCGCAAGCACCCCGGGTTGAGCCCGCGGAAGAAGTACCAGATCAGCATGACCGTCCAGTACGTGGTCATCGCCGCGGTGATCCTGTTCGTCATCTTCGGCGCCGACTGGGCGGACCTGAGCGAGAAGTTCTTCAACGCCGAACTGATCGAGCGGTCGTTCCCGGAGCTGTTCACGGTGGCGCTGGCCAACACGGTCATCTACACCGCCTCCGGATACGTCGTGGGCTTCGCGTTGGGCATCCTCATCGCCGTGATGCGGTTGTCCTCGGCGGCCGTCAACCGCTGGATCGCCACCGGATTCATCGAGATCTTCCGGGGGCTGCCCGCCCTGCTCATCCTGACGTTCCTGGCGTTCTTCTGGCCGGTGGCGTTCCCGAACCTGATCATCCCGGGCGGGAACTACGGCACCGTCGCCCTCGGGTTGGGTCTGTGCAGTGCCGCCTATATGGCCGAGACCTTCCGAGCCGGTATTCAGGCTGTCCCCAAGGGGCAGATGGAGGCGGCGCGTTCGCTGGGCATGTCCCACACCCGGGCCATGGTCACGATCATCCTGCCGCAGGCGGTGCGGATCGTGATCCCGCCGTTGACCAACGAGCTGATCCTGCTGACCAAGGACTCGTCGCTGGTGCTGACCGTCGGTATCGCGGCCAAGGAATCCGACCTGGTGAAGTTCGGCAACGATCTGGCAAACGAGACCGGTAACTCGACCCCTCTGGTCGTGGCCGGTCTGGCGTTTCTCGTCATCACGATTCCGCTGAGCATCCTGGTACGGCGGCTGGAAGCAAGGCAGGCCAAGGCACGATGA